A region of Myxococcus stipitatus DSM 14675 DNA encodes the following proteins:
- a CDS encoding PEGA domain-containing protein: protein MRIPAVLPVAMLALVLLARPSWAQEQGGLGLDLSSDTSSQTSSPQESVGLDLREGDGNTVSLTPRYILLGLETPERAGAQQATVWLRELARGAVSSGMVAFGGNLREVRERLESGYDAALRCTQAACMSGPAEALDADLMTAARLSLEDAGWTLRTWTYDRDKNVVHEDAVTGRNPKDAAFQKEAATKLGNRLMGLARPRALLKVTVNVPTAVVKVGERILGVGSVEARVAPGTVQVEVSAEEYATFTKTVALKPGGREEVVVRMEISGPAPEGPEEAVARAMSAREGGTPIYKRPALYTALVGLAAVGVGLVMGKGAKDVEKRATDADGDGMMDITRKERLDAQSKANLATALLIGGGVATAGSVTWLLVVPARSEAPASANPASSGASSTALHVVVGGSF, encoded by the coding sequence ATGCGCATTCCCGCCGTTCTGCCTGTCGCCATGCTGGCGCTCGTGCTGCTGGCCCGTCCCTCGTGGGCCCAGGAGCAGGGGGGCCTGGGGCTGGACCTCAGCTCCGACACGTCCTCGCAAACGTCCTCGCCGCAGGAGTCGGTGGGGTTGGACCTGCGCGAGGGGGACGGGAACACCGTCTCGCTGACGCCGCGCTACATCCTGCTGGGCTTGGAGACGCCGGAGCGGGCGGGCGCGCAGCAGGCCACGGTGTGGCTGCGGGAGCTGGCGCGCGGCGCGGTGTCCTCCGGCATGGTGGCGTTCGGCGGCAACCTGCGCGAGGTGCGCGAGCGGCTGGAGTCCGGCTACGACGCGGCGCTGCGCTGCACGCAGGCGGCCTGCATGTCGGGCCCGGCGGAGGCGCTGGACGCGGACCTGATGACGGCGGCGCGGCTGTCCTTGGAAGACGCGGGCTGGACGCTGCGCACGTGGACGTATGACCGGGACAAGAACGTGGTGCACGAGGACGCCGTCACGGGGCGCAACCCGAAGGACGCGGCCTTCCAGAAGGAAGCGGCGACGAAGCTGGGCAACCGGCTGATGGGGCTGGCCCGCCCGCGCGCGCTGCTGAAGGTGACCGTCAACGTCCCCACGGCGGTGGTGAAGGTGGGCGAGCGCATCCTGGGCGTGGGCAGCGTGGAGGCGCGCGTGGCGCCGGGCACCGTGCAGGTGGAGGTGTCCGCGGAGGAGTACGCGACCTTCACCAAGACGGTGGCGCTCAAGCCCGGTGGCCGTGAAGAGGTCGTGGTGCGCATGGAGATTTCGGGTCCGGCGCCGGAAGGGCCGGAGGAGGCGGTGGCGCGCGCGATGTCGGCGCGGGAGGGCGGCACGCCCATCTACAAGCGGCCGGCGCTCTACACCGCGCTGGTGGGCCTGGCGGCGGTGGGCGTGGGCCTGGTGATGGGCAAGGGCGCCAAGGACGTGGAGAAGCGGGCGACGGACGCGGATGGCGACGGGATGATGGACATCACGCGCAAGGAGCGGCTGGACGCGCAGTCGAAGGCCAACCTCGCCACCGCGCTCTTGATTGGCGGCGGTGTGGCGACGGCGGGCAGTGTGACGTGGCTGTTGGTGGTGCCGGCGCGCTCGGAGGCTCCGGCGTCCGCGAACCCGGCCTCGAGCGGTGCCTCGTCCACGGCGCTCCACGTCGTCGTCGGTGGGAGTTTCTGA
- a CDS encoding MopE-related protein: protein MKTFNAWLCALCSLVLVSGSVGCSVEFPNDAPYTCDLDGDCGGDGYVCTSLPNNGPKYCCLPEPVEKCNNVDDDCDGLIDEMEGTCFTGPAEARGKGVCRDGQPVCRQGGEACINEVTPSTETCNRLDDDCDGQVDEDFNLMTDRLNCGTCGTRCNTQQDCVEGVCQRRPESNCADGLDDDGDFLVDCEDRIDCPDTTACTRRVGGNRVPGTCQAGVCS, encoded by the coding sequence ATGAAGACCTTCAATGCTTGGTTGTGCGCGCTGTGCTCCCTGGTGCTGGTGTCCGGGAGCGTGGGCTGCTCGGTGGAGTTCCCCAATGACGCGCCCTACACCTGCGACCTGGACGGGGACTGCGGCGGGGACGGCTATGTCTGTACGTCGCTGCCCAACAACGGGCCGAAGTACTGCTGCCTCCCGGAGCCCGTGGAGAAGTGCAACAACGTGGATGACGACTGCGACGGTCTCATCGACGAGATGGAGGGCACGTGCTTCACCGGGCCCGCGGAGGCGCGCGGCAAGGGCGTGTGCCGCGACGGCCAGCCGGTCTGCCGCCAGGGTGGGGAGGCCTGCATCAACGAGGTGACGCCCTCGACCGAGACCTGCAACCGGCTGGATGACGACTGCGACGGTCAGGTCGACGAGGACTTCAACCTGATGACGGACCGGCTCAACTGCGGCACGTGCGGCACGCGCTGCAACACGCAGCAGGACTGCGTGGAGGGCGTCTGCCAGCGCCGTCCGGAGAGCAACTGCGCTGACGGTCTGGATGACGACGGCGACTTCCTCGTGGACTGTGAGGACCGCATCGACTGCCCCGATACGACGGCCTGCACGCGTCGCGTCGGCGGCAACCGAGTGCCTGGCACCTGCCAGGCCGGTGTTTGCAGCTGA
- a CDS encoding serine/threonine-protein kinase: MGHDDHFSRNPLSQGGSVSGELQVGGELREGALLGSYQLETLLGEGSMGRVFQARHARLGRQVALKVLKPEHARDSGFVQRFFQEARTVNQINHEHIVEIFDFVDEGEGGHVYCVMELLRGRGLGELLKQEPLSLARVQRIAAQVCAALGAAHLVGVVHRDIKPDNLFLTQRSGQSDFVKVLDFGVAKHMAAEGAHTGTLDGTIVGTPAYMSPEQAAGLPVDARSDIYAVGNILYEMLTGHPPFRVEAFGQLVVHIITQPPPPLPSHLPSGEPLPAALAELVMRCLAKDPEGRPQSLAEVMTGLLLVPVQSPAALEASERPTKKLPSVAGVMGRRRLAMVSAGGVATLLLAAMVWAAARSSTAPLAEPEALSVVAPGQLAEAVAQVVPLEAQKPTAPPVTLTVRSFPEGAKVVRADTGEELGLTPLVRELPRREVPLDLRVELSGYVPLKRSVNLNAHTELDLPLVKSLTAPKPKAKATEKKATRSEAPSRKAAPRKAAVRSASAEPATR; encoded by the coding sequence ATGGGACACGATGACCACTTCTCGCGGAACCCGTTGTCACAGGGAGGCTCCGTGAGCGGAGAGCTCCAGGTGGGGGGGGAGTTGCGGGAAGGCGCCCTGCTGGGGAGCTACCAGTTGGAGACGCTGCTGGGCGAAGGCTCCATGGGCCGCGTCTTCCAGGCGCGACATGCGCGGCTGGGCCGCCAGGTGGCGCTGAAGGTGCTCAAGCCGGAGCACGCGCGGGACAGCGGCTTCGTGCAGCGCTTCTTCCAGGAAGCCCGCACGGTGAATCAAATCAACCACGAGCACATCGTGGAGATCTTCGACTTCGTGGACGAGGGCGAGGGCGGCCACGTCTACTGTGTCATGGAGCTCCTGCGGGGACGGGGCCTGGGCGAGCTGCTCAAGCAGGAGCCGCTGTCGCTCGCGCGCGTGCAGCGCATCGCCGCGCAGGTGTGCGCGGCGCTGGGCGCGGCCCACCTGGTGGGCGTGGTGCACCGGGACATCAAGCCGGACAACCTCTTCCTCACGCAGCGCTCGGGGCAGTCGGACTTCGTGAAGGTGCTGGACTTCGGCGTCGCCAAGCACATGGCCGCCGAGGGCGCTCACACCGGCACGCTGGACGGCACCATCGTCGGCACGCCGGCGTACATGTCCCCGGAGCAGGCGGCGGGGCTGCCGGTGGATGCGCGCTCGGACATCTACGCGGTGGGCAACATCCTGTACGAGATGCTCACCGGGCATCCGCCCTTCCGGGTGGAGGCCTTCGGGCAGCTGGTGGTGCACATCATCACCCAGCCGCCTCCGCCGCTGCCCTCGCACCTGCCGTCGGGTGAGCCCTTGCCGGCCGCGCTCGCGGAGCTGGTGATGCGGTGCCTGGCCAAGGACCCGGAGGGCCGTCCGCAGTCGCTCGCGGAGGTGATGACGGGGCTGTTGCTCGTCCCCGTGCAGTCGCCCGCGGCGCTGGAGGCGTCGGAGCGGCCCACGAAGAAGCTCCCCTCGGTGGCGGGGGTGATGGGGCGCCGTCGCCTGGCGATGGTGTCCGCGGGGGGCGTGGCGACGCTGCTCCTGGCGGCGATGGTGTGGGCGGCGGCGCGCTCGTCGACCGCGCCCTTGGCGGAGCCGGAGGCCCTCTCCGTCGTGGCGCCGGGCCAGCTGGCGGAGGCCGTGGCGCAGGTGGTGCCGCTGGAGGCGCAGAAGCCCACGGCGCCTCCCGTCACGCTCACGGTGCGCTCCTTCCCGGAGGGCGCGAAGGTGGTGCGCGCGGACACGGGTGAGGAGCTGGGACTCACCCCGCTGGTGCGGGAGCTGCCGCGCCGCGAGGTGCCGTTGGATTTGCGCGTGGAGCTGTCGGGGTATGTGCCGTTGAAGCGTTCGGTGAACCTGAACGCGCACACGGAGCTGGACCTGCCGCTGGTCAAGTCGCTCACGGCGCCCAAGCCGAAGGCGAAGGCCACCGAGAAGAAGGCCACCCGGAGCGAGGCCCCGTCGCGCAAGGCCGCACCGCGCAAGGCGGCGGTCCGCTCGGCGAGCGCGGAGCCCGCGACGCGCTGA
- a CDS encoding FHA domain-containing protein, with amino-acid sequence MARALLLSLLVRQHMALKEKFRAKYPHPWLVWEAGAWNVPETTEGNVGATRLPLSDLRDCLPAGDAMCFELVALAERGPMRLGRASHNALVVNDATVSREQLILTPRPHHGWHVARVADSRPVSMNGQELAADGALLHPGAKLEVGDVRLTFHDADGFDERISRIAAQVLAQAISR; translated from the coding sequence ATGGCTCGCGCACTGCTGCTCTCGCTGCTGGTGAGGCAGCACATGGCACTGAAGGAGAAGTTTCGCGCCAAGTACCCACACCCCTGGCTGGTGTGGGAGGCAGGCGCGTGGAACGTCCCCGAGACGACGGAGGGGAACGTGGGCGCCACCCGCCTGCCCCTCTCGGACCTGCGGGACTGTCTGCCCGCCGGAGACGCCATGTGCTTCGAACTGGTGGCCCTGGCCGAGCGAGGACCCATGCGCCTGGGCCGCGCCTCGCACAACGCCCTGGTCGTCAACGACGCCACGGTGTCGCGCGAGCAGCTCATCCTCACGCCCCGCCCCCACCACGGCTGGCATGTGGCGCGAGTGGCGGACTCGAGGCCCGTGAGCATGAACGGACAGGAGCTCGCCGCGGACGGAGCCCTCCTGCACCCCGGCGCCAAGCTGGAGGTGGGCGACGTGCGCCTCACCTTCCACGACGCGGACGGCTTCGACGAGCGCATCTCCCGCATCGCCGCACAGGTCCTCGCGCAAGCCATCTCGCGCTGA
- a CDS encoding alpha/beta hydrolase, translating into MRRLSAVLLWASLLSGCEGNEGPRYMRPPPFTQTFPDAGVVPDAGPVSWACQRAAVVHGAPISLLADLQLAMSRATSSEARTQAIDRFVAEVEAKGGSPLVSDASAGQQRVAFFVRGAAGRDTFVAGEFNAWSPSATPLTQVRDTDLFLAEVVIPRTGPQPYKWVKGGSYVEDPGARHVEWDRLNRNSVGQFNSLVYPGAQDATKGRLTAWYDVRATVLGDARDVFVYTPARYDGPECPVLPVLYVQDGNESLTRESFVDAADAYYAARPEDAAVLVFVALPSQDVRLAQYTFPPARAPGWPTPRGDEYLAFVKDDLMPKVEAGFRVKTGAGDTGISGASLGGLISVYAGFRYPEEFGFVGTQSGTMFWPHDGEVDRDDGNAMVVRAGQEPVVPVRFYVDHGSPESGCTRDGEEGADDCQSNLQFVAALRARGYSVAHVNEVRGGHDWAFWKKRLPKMLCAFRNTDPRVCGL; encoded by the coding sequence ATGCGCCGTCTGTCCGCCGTCCTGCTGTGGGCCAGTCTGCTGTCCGGCTGTGAGGGGAATGAGGGGCCGCGCTACATGCGGCCTCCTCCATTCACGCAGACGTTTCCGGATGCGGGCGTGGTTCCGGATGCGGGGCCGGTGAGCTGGGCATGTCAGCGCGCGGCCGTGGTCCATGGCGCGCCCATCTCGTTGCTGGCGGACTTGCAGCTCGCGATGAGCCGCGCCACGTCATCCGAGGCGCGCACGCAGGCCATCGACCGCTTCGTGGCGGAGGTGGAGGCGAAGGGTGGCTCGCCGCTGGTGAGTGACGCGAGCGCGGGCCAGCAGCGGGTGGCCTTCTTCGTTCGAGGTGCCGCGGGTCGCGACACGTTCGTGGCGGGGGAGTTCAACGCGTGGTCCCCGAGCGCGACGCCGCTGACGCAGGTGCGCGACACGGACTTGTTCCTCGCGGAGGTGGTGATTCCGCGCACGGGGCCGCAGCCGTACAAGTGGGTGAAGGGGGGCTCGTACGTCGAGGACCCCGGGGCGCGGCATGTGGAGTGGGACCGGCTCAACCGCAACAGCGTGGGACAGTTCAACTCGCTGGTGTACCCGGGGGCGCAGGACGCGACGAAGGGGCGGCTCACGGCCTGGTACGACGTGCGTGCGACGGTGCTGGGGGATGCGCGGGATGTGTTTGTCTACACGCCGGCGCGTTACGACGGTCCGGAGTGCCCGGTGTTGCCGGTGCTGTATGTGCAGGATGGCAACGAGAGCCTCACGCGTGAGTCCTTCGTGGACGCGGCGGATGCGTACTACGCGGCGCGGCCGGAGGACGCGGCGGTGTTGGTCTTCGTGGCGTTGCCGAGTCAGGACGTGCGGCTGGCGCAGTACACGTTTCCTCCGGCGCGAGCACCGGGGTGGCCCACGCCGCGAGGGGACGAGTACCTGGCGTTCGTGAAGGACGACTTGATGCCGAAGGTGGAGGCGGGCTTCCGGGTGAAGACGGGGGCGGGGGACACGGGCATCAGTGGTGCGTCACTGGGGGGGCTCATCTCCGTGTACGCGGGGTTCCGATATCCGGAGGAGTTCGGCTTCGTGGGGACGCAGTCCGGGACGATGTTCTGGCCGCATGACGGCGAAGTGGACCGGGACGACGGCAACGCGATGGTGGTGCGCGCGGGGCAGGAGCCAGTGGTGCCGGTGCGCTTCTACGTGGACCACGGCTCGCCCGAGTCCGGGTGTACGCGGGACGGAGAGGAAGGCGCTGACGACTGTCAGTCCAACCTCCAGTTCGTGGCCGCGCTGCGCGCGCGGGGTTACTCGGTGGCCCACGTGAATGAAGTGCGTGGGGGACACGACTGGGCTTTCTGGAAGAAGCGATTGCCGAAGATGCTCTGCGCGTTCCGGAACACGGACCCGCGAGTGTGTGGGCTCTGA
- a CDS encoding AHH domain-containing protein, giving the protein MLLRWAAMLLFLAVSTGCATSRVVRLETGRESFVVTPREEPGAEVSAAELDDDEFAEALAELGRDVRPLHNPMQWARELFGVPSRSGVFGYEGHPGRLIPQRADMDGLHLLESYSDDGLTKAYGQWCERKDQPGDCLRLLGEGPLLASDGKYTWAFAIAMDSVWDETAEALEDMTDPGAVMATVTSAATMYLLLWALPEPFSKGVAATLTALAIAYLGVDTVWRLLDGWLTLVREVERATTYAQLSAAGEAYGEVLGENAARVFVMLATAAVGSTVGLAAKASRLPGSAQAALAVESQAGFQFSAAGSVRSVAVVADGFTITLAPNALAMASQGMKGGHRHHIATNKNDISSLRGGPWTPRFRQLFARAGMTLKDPENIVEVVGHKGPHPQQYHRRVLDRLEEALGACRKVVDCREALARELRSLAKEAQTPGSKLHKLLTQGK; this is encoded by the coding sequence ATGTTGCTTCGTTGGGCAGCAATGCTGCTCTTCCTTGCGGTGTCCACCGGCTGCGCGACGAGTCGAGTCGTGCGACTGGAGACGGGACGTGAGTCCTTCGTCGTCACGCCCCGGGAAGAGCCGGGTGCGGAGGTGTCGGCGGCGGAACTCGATGACGATGAGTTCGCCGAGGCCCTCGCGGAGTTGGGCCGGGACGTGCGGCCGCTTCACAATCCCATGCAGTGGGCGCGCGAGCTCTTCGGCGTGCCTTCTCGCAGCGGGGTGTTCGGCTATGAGGGCCATCCGGGTCGGCTCATCCCTCAGCGCGCGGACATGGATGGACTTCATCTCCTGGAGTCCTACTCGGACGACGGCCTGACGAAGGCCTATGGCCAGTGGTGCGAGCGGAAGGACCAACCTGGGGACTGTTTGCGCCTGCTGGGGGAAGGGCCGCTGCTTGCCAGTGATGGCAAGTACACGTGGGCCTTCGCCATCGCGATGGACTCCGTGTGGGACGAGACGGCCGAGGCGCTGGAGGACATGACGGACCCGGGCGCGGTCATGGCGACCGTCACCTCGGCCGCGACGATGTACCTCCTGCTGTGGGCACTGCCGGAGCCCTTCTCGAAGGGAGTGGCGGCGACCCTGACGGCGCTGGCCATCGCCTACCTGGGCGTGGACACGGTGTGGCGCCTGTTGGACGGGTGGCTGACGTTGGTGCGCGAGGTGGAGCGGGCCACGACGTATGCACAGCTCAGCGCGGCGGGCGAGGCATATGGCGAAGTGCTCGGGGAGAACGCGGCGCGTGTCTTCGTGATGCTGGCCACGGCGGCCGTTGGAAGCACCGTGGGGTTGGCCGCGAAGGCCTCGAGGCTACCGGGCTCCGCGCAGGCGGCGCTGGCCGTGGAGTCCCAGGCGGGCTTCCAGTTCTCGGCGGCGGGCAGTGTGCGCTCCGTCGCGGTGGTGGCAGATGGATTCACCATCACGCTCGCGCCCAACGCCCTGGCGATGGCGAGTCAGGGCATGAAGGGTGGGCATCGCCACCATATCGCCACGAACAAGAACGACATCTCGTCGCTGCGTGGAGGCCCTTGGACACCGAGGTTTCGGCAGCTCTTCGCGAGGGCGGGAATGACGCTCAAGGACCCTGAGAACATCGTTGAGGTCGTTGGTCACAAGGGCCCGCATCCTCAGCAATACCACCGACGTGTTCTTGACCGATTGGAGGAAGCCCTGGGGGCGTGTCGGAAGGTGGTAGATTGCCGAGAAGCCCTTGCACGAGAGCTACGCAGCCTCGCCAAGGAAGCCCAGACCCCAGGCTCGAAACTCCACAAGCTGCTGACTCAGGGCAAGTGA
- a CDS encoding imm11 family protein, with product MPTRYFRLEEEVLAENWYLGTPLEPQGQELEDMREFSSGEPVHARRRMTIPIGEPGRRRDFNMAGAGRTPVVNIKVATLFAELAPEDVQLFPVDIKGCPDEYQILVATRLIRCIDDQASEEILRWKPEDERPDKLGMYRSVYGMRIDRTKVGDAKVFRTWGWTVALIVSEDIKVAMERARVTGAEFEEV from the coding sequence ATGCCCACTCGATACTTCAGGCTTGAGGAAGAGGTGCTGGCCGAGAACTGGTACCTGGGGACTCCCTTGGAGCCTCAGGGCCAGGAGTTGGAGGACATGAGGGAGTTTTCGTCGGGCGAACCCGTGCATGCGCGGAGACGCATGACGATTCCCATCGGTGAGCCCGGACGTCGGCGCGATTTCAACATGGCGGGCGCCGGTAGGACCCCCGTCGTCAACATCAAGGTCGCCACCCTCTTCGCGGAGCTGGCGCCTGAGGATGTGCAACTCTTCCCGGTCGACATCAAAGGCTGCCCGGATGAGTACCAGATTCTCGTGGCCACCCGACTCATCCGCTGCATCGATGACCAGGCCTCGGAAGAGATACTCCGCTGGAAGCCCGAGGACGAACGGCCGGACAAGCTCGGCATGTACCGCAGCGTCTACGGCATGCGCATCGACCGGACGAAAGTGGGCGACGCCAAGGTGTTCCGCACCTGGGGTTGGACCGTCGCCCTCATCGTCTCCGAGGACATCAAAGTCGCCATGGAGCGCGCCCGGGTGACGGGCGCGGAGTTCGAAGAAGTCTGA
- a CDS encoding ATP-grasp domain-containing protein — translation MDVAILTYSGLPQLDAYDAPLLPALAELGVDARPVIWDDPEVDFREVRAAVVRTVWDSHLRRDTFVAWAEKVGRLTKLFNSAEVLRWNTHKLYLRELEAKGVPVTPTVWVEKGGGLDLEALMQSFGWESLVLKPAVSAGALKTYIIPRAEAAAATSLVTDLAASCELMVQPYLKAFETEGERSYIFIDGAFSHAVRRPPTLQSAPRGFAKPTVFTPDNSEELKLTERVLEAIDRPLLYARVDVATDNTGVTRLQEVEVTEPSLFLSLDPEAPRRLARAIVAKL, via the coding sequence ATGGACGTCGCGATTCTCACCTACTCCGGTCTGCCTCAGCTCGACGCGTATGACGCGCCGCTGCTGCCTGCTCTCGCGGAGCTGGGGGTCGATGCGCGGCCGGTCATCTGGGATGACCCGGAGGTGGACTTCCGCGAGGTGAGGGCCGCGGTGGTGCGCACGGTCTGGGACAGTCATCTGCGTCGGGACACGTTCGTCGCGTGGGCGGAGAAGGTGGGCCGGCTCACGAAGCTCTTCAACTCCGCGGAGGTGCTGCGGTGGAACACGCACAAGTTGTACCTGCGTGAGCTGGAGGCGAAGGGTGTTCCGGTGACGCCGACGGTCTGGGTGGAGAAGGGCGGCGGGTTGGACCTGGAAGCGCTGATGCAGTCGTTCGGTTGGGAGTCGCTGGTGCTCAAGCCAGCGGTGTCGGCGGGCGCGCTGAAGACGTACATCATTCCGCGAGCGGAGGCGGCCGCGGCCACGTCGCTCGTGACGGACCTGGCGGCGAGCTGCGAGCTGATGGTGCAGCCGTACCTCAAGGCGTTCGAGACGGAGGGTGAGCGCAGCTACATCTTCATCGACGGGGCGTTCAGCCACGCGGTGCGCCGGCCTCCGACGCTCCAGTCGGCGCCCCGAGGTTTCGCGAAGCCCACGGTCTTCACGCCGGACAACAGCGAGGAGCTGAAGCTCACCGAGCGCGTGCTGGAGGCCATCGACCGGCCGCTGCTGTACGCGCGAGTGGACGTGGCGACGGACAACACGGGCGTCACGCGGCTGCAGGAGGTGGAGGTCACCGAGCCGTCGCTGTTCCTGTCACTGGACCCGGAAGCACCGCGCCGCCTCGCCCGCGCCATCGTCGCGAAGCTGTGA
- a CDS encoding serine/threonine-protein kinase, whose protein sequence is MARYMAGLCGASLLVAASLGSSLGWGLTQALMGLAAALALYYFALWRVLSAGVFHPVIPWFNVAIEVSIPAVVLAVDLRFQGPIYALTAPTLVIWPTLITLAALRSNPRLALAAGILVAAEYLAIYYFSVLPLLPESALLTLTPRFIAIRSFFFVAAGIFTATMARHFMKLTKGALSALREQEVMGKYVLHERVGAGGMAEVYRATYCPEGGFQKQVALKRILPSVADDDEFVTMFRREAELCSSLNHPNIIQVFDLGRHGGTYFLAMEFVEGMALSALMRGVGRRPLPVAAVAFLGAELASALDYLHRRMGADGQPLRLVHRDLNPPNILVSRFGDVKLSDFGIARDAARSQLTAVGNVRGKLGYMAPEQAAGRPFDGRADLFALGLTLHEALTGRRALQGSTQEDILRATLDKELEPPSRYNPEVPAALDAVVMKLLAKEPEQRTPNGAVLRQQLLALEGEATPYPRGQALLAGVLREAQERAQQGQAQESKEQPVAPEASARRSA, encoded by the coding sequence GTGGCGCGGTACATGGCGGGCCTGTGCGGAGCGTCGCTCCTGGTGGCGGCGTCGCTGGGCTCATCGCTCGGGTGGGGTTTGACGCAGGCGCTCATGGGGTTGGCCGCGGCGCTGGCGCTCTACTACTTCGCGCTGTGGCGGGTGCTGAGCGCGGGGGTGTTCCACCCGGTCATCCCCTGGTTCAACGTGGCCATCGAGGTCAGCATCCCCGCGGTGGTGCTCGCGGTGGACCTGCGCTTCCAGGGGCCCATCTACGCGCTGACGGCGCCCACGCTGGTCATCTGGCCCACGCTGATCACGCTGGCGGCGCTCCGGAGCAACCCCCGGCTGGCGCTGGCGGCGGGCATCCTGGTCGCGGCGGAGTACCTGGCCATCTACTACTTCTCCGTGCTGCCGCTGTTGCCGGAGTCGGCGCTCCTCACGCTGACGCCGCGCTTCATCGCCATCCGCTCGTTCTTCTTCGTGGCGGCGGGAATCTTCACGGCCACGATGGCGCGGCACTTCATGAAGCTCACGAAGGGCGCGCTGTCCGCGCTGCGGGAGCAGGAGGTGATGGGGAAGTACGTGCTGCACGAGCGCGTGGGTGCGGGCGGCATGGCGGAGGTGTACCGGGCCACGTACTGCCCGGAGGGCGGCTTCCAGAAGCAGGTGGCGCTCAAGCGCATCCTCCCGTCCGTCGCGGATGACGACGAGTTCGTGACGATGTTCCGCCGGGAGGCGGAGCTGTGCTCGTCGCTCAACCACCCCAACATCATCCAGGTGTTCGACCTGGGGCGGCATGGGGGGACGTACTTCCTGGCGATGGAGTTCGTGGAGGGGATGGCGCTGAGCGCGCTGATGCGCGGCGTGGGGCGCAGGCCGTTGCCGGTGGCGGCGGTGGCGTTCCTGGGGGCGGAGCTGGCGTCGGCGCTGGACTACCTGCATCGGCGCATGGGCGCGGATGGGCAGCCGCTGCGGCTGGTGCACCGCGACTTGAATCCGCCCAACATCCTGGTGTCGCGCTTCGGGGACGTGAAGCTGTCGGACTTCGGCATCGCGCGGGATGCGGCGCGCTCGCAGCTCACCGCGGTGGGGAACGTGCGGGGGAAGCTGGGCTACATGGCGCCGGAGCAGGCGGCGGGCCGGCCCTTCGATGGGCGCGCGGACCTCTTCGCGCTGGGGCTCACGCTGCATGAGGCGCTCACGGGGCGCCGCGCGCTCCAGGGCTCCACACAGGAGGACATCCTGCGGGCGACGTTGGACAAGGAGCTGGAGCCGCCCTCGCGCTACAACCCCGAGGTCCCCGCGGCGTTGGACGCGGTGGTGATGAAGCTGCTCGCGAAGGAGCCGGAGCAGCGCACTCCGAATGGCGCGGTGTTGCGGCAGCAGCTCCTCGCGCTGGAGGGCGAGGCGACGCCGTATCCTCGGGGACAGGCGTTGCTCGCGGGTGTCTTGCGCGAGGCGCAGGAGCGGGCGCAGCAGGGACAGGCACAGGAATCGAAGGAGCAGCCGGTCGCTCCCGAGGCGTCCGCGAGGCGCTCCGCCTGA